One Turneriella parva DSM 21527 genomic region harbors:
- a CDS encoding complex I 51 kDa subunit family protein: MKEPSGLIRVALDSGGIAAGAAAVFDELRELTAKYSEIKVIAVGTPGMCYADAQAEFLIEGRPHLHFGRLTRQNVRQIFEEFVVKGRMPAPNSVHEYVVLGARSPGHELPQAVASIVCADTQQHGDQDLVALLKACVGPETEIIEVADFGFYNRGFALQFFPGGLMLADLARDDIAHAVAMVRRGEIPDVGTVVKEAAQLRIASRNCGLVDPESIAAYEAAGGYTALKRALQMSPAKVVNEVLASGLRGRGGAGFSTGKKWQLSAAETADEKYVICNGDEGDPGAFMDRSLLEGDPHCVLEGLIIAGLATGANQGYFYIRAEYPLATARVQKAIDAAVSAGYLGKNILGSSFSFEARVRLGAGAYVCGEETALIASVEGKRGSPHPRPPYPSVSGLHRAPTTINNVETLATVPEILVRGGAWYAGIGEGKSKGTKLFAVSGKIRRTQLVEVPLGTSVREVVENLCGGIATGKKIKAVQTGGPSGGFVPQQLLDTPLTYEDMSALGSIIGSGGMIVLDEDVNMVELMRFYLGFNTDESCGLCAPCRIGGFQLKRLYDKLLAHDASHDDLAQIEKIAHAMQSASLCGLGKSAPSPLFATLKYFHPEYEACLK; the protein is encoded by the coding sequence ATGAAAGAACCCAGCGGCCTCATTCGTGTCGCGCTCGATTCAGGCGGCATTGCCGCCGGAGCTGCAGCCGTTTTCGACGAACTTCGCGAGCTCACGGCAAAGTACAGCGAGATCAAAGTCATAGCGGTAGGCACGCCCGGCATGTGCTACGCCGATGCGCAGGCAGAATTTCTCATTGAGGGCAGGCCGCATCTGCATTTCGGCAGGTTAACCAGGCAAAACGTCAGGCAGATCTTTGAAGAGTTTGTAGTAAAAGGGCGTATGCCCGCGCCAAATTCGGTGCATGAATATGTGGTGCTGGGCGCGCGCTCGCCGGGGCATGAATTGCCTCAGGCGGTCGCGAGTATCGTTTGCGCCGACACGCAGCAGCACGGCGATCAAGATCTGGTCGCGCTACTCAAGGCCTGCGTCGGGCCAGAGACAGAAATTATCGAAGTTGCGGATTTCGGTTTTTACAACCGCGGCTTCGCATTGCAGTTCTTTCCCGGTGGGCTAATGCTCGCCGACCTCGCTCGCGATGACATCGCGCACGCGGTCGCAATGGTGCGAAGGGGAGAAATACCCGACGTGGGCACTGTCGTTAAAGAAGCCGCGCAGCTGCGCATTGCCAGCCGCAATTGTGGTCTGGTAGACCCTGAAAGTATTGCGGCTTACGAGGCTGCAGGGGGGTACACTGCACTAAAACGGGCTTTACAAATGTCACCGGCAAAAGTCGTGAACGAAGTTCTGGCCAGTGGACTGCGCGGTCGCGGTGGCGCAGGTTTTTCAACGGGTAAAAAATGGCAGCTGAGCGCAGCCGAAACGGCTGACGAAAAATACGTCATCTGCAACGGCGACGAGGGTGACCCCGGCGCGTTCATGGACCGCAGTCTGCTCGAGGGCGACCCGCACTGCGTGCTCGAAGGTCTCATCATCGCCGGGCTTGCCACCGGCGCGAACCAGGGTTACTTTTATATTCGCGCAGAATATCCACTGGCGACGGCGCGCGTGCAGAAAGCGATCGATGCAGCTGTTTCAGCGGGATACCTCGGCAAAAATATTCTCGGCAGCAGCTTCTCGTTCGAAGCGCGCGTGCGCCTCGGTGCCGGCGCCTATGTTTGCGGCGAAGAGACGGCGCTCATTGCGTCGGTCGAAGGCAAACGCGGCAGTCCGCACCCCCGCCCGCCTTACCCCTCGGTCAGTGGGTTGCACCGAGCGCCGACGACGATCAACAATGTTGAAACGCTCGCCACCGTGCCCGAAATTTTGGTGCGCGGCGGTGCATGGTATGCTGGCATCGGCGAGGGCAAATCAAAGGGCACGAAACTTTTCGCCGTCTCTGGTAAAATACGCCGCACGCAGCTCGTCGAGGTACCGCTCGGCACCAGCGTGCGCGAAGTTGTCGAGAACCTCTGCGGCGGCATCGCCACCGGGAAAAAAATCAAAGCTGTGCAGACCGGGGGGCCCTCGGGCGGTTTTGTCCCTCAGCAGCTGCTCGACACGCCCCTCACATACGAAGACATGTCGGCGCTTGGTTCGATCATCGGCTCTGGCGGCATGATCGTGCTCGACGAAGATGTCAACATGGTCGAGCTGATGCGGTTTTATCTCGGTTTCAATACTGACGAATCATGTGGGCTGTGCGCACCCTGTCGCATAGGGGGATTTCAACTGAAACGGCTTTATGACAAACTGCTCGCACATGACGCATCGCACGACGACCTCGCGCAAATCGAGAAGATTGCGCACGCGATGCAGAGTGCTTCGCTCTGCGGTTTGGGAAAATCAGCACCGTCACCACTCTTTGCGACACTCAAATACTTTCACCCGGAGTATGAAGCATGCCTGAAATAG